The Osmerus eperlanus chromosome 7, fOsmEpe2.1, whole genome shotgun sequence genome includes a region encoding these proteins:
- the nrsn1 gene encoding neurensin-1, translating into MTTCSEICGPEYAEHGQGAVNSQYQRYGVRSYLHQFYEECSASIWERDEDFQIQRSPSRWSSVLWKVCLAFGTLILVSGLVTLLIGYVTPAKIEAFGEEELLFVDSHAVGFNRALDVCKLTGAVLFCVGGTLMAAGFLLSAFAKSYSKEELYLQQRFKERLADLQAAVSPITRAPTPGEGKVPITLSKVQNVQPSSET; encoded by the exons ATGACTACCTGCTCAGAGATCTGTGGGCCGGAGTATGCTGAGCACGGCCAGGGCGCGGTGAACAGCCAGTACCAACGCTACGGAGTCCGCTCGTACCTGCACCAGTTCTACGAGGAGTGCAGCGCCTCCATCTGGGAGCGCGATGAAGACTTTCAGATTCAGAGATCGCCGAGTAGGTGGAGCTCTGTCCTCTGGAAG gtctgTCTCGCTTTCGGAACCCTGATCCTGGTCTCGGGCCTCGTCACGCTCCTGATTGGCTACGTCACGCCCGCCAAGATCGAGGCGTTCGGCGAGGAGGAGCTGCTCTTCGTGGACAGCCATGCCGTGGGCTTCAACCGGGCTCTGGACGTCTGCAAGCTGACGGGCGCCGTGCTGTTCTGCGTGGGCGGCACCCTGATGGCGGCGGGGTTCCTCCTCTCCGCCTTCGCCAAGAGCTACTCCAAGGAGGAGCTGTACTTGCAGCAGAGGTTCAAGGAGAGGCTGGCTGATCTGCAGGCCGCCGTGAGCCCCATCACCCGAGCCCCCACCCCTGGAGAGGGCAAGGTCCCCATCACCCTGTCTAAAGTCCAGAACGTCCAGCCCAGCTCGGAGACCTGA